Proteins from one Candidatus Margulisiibacteriota bacterium genomic window:
- a CDS encoding AbrB/MazE/SpoVT family DNA-binding domain-containing protein, translating to MLIPVVQIGNSRGIRLPKNILRELSIEDEVEMEIHADELVIKGVEKKPRQGWEKAFAQAAETKTAALLLPDYIDDRSFEWVW from the coding sequence ATGCTTATTCCGGTGGTGCAAATTGGCAATTCCCGTGGCATCCGTCTGCCAAAAAATATTTTACGTGAGTTAAGTATCGAGGACGAAGTGGAAATGGAAATCCACGCTGACGAGCTGGTGATCAAAGGCGTGGAAAAAAAACCGCGGCAGGGCTGGGAGAAGGCTTTTGCCCAAGCGGCTGAAACCAAAACCGCCGCCTTGTTACTGCCCGACTATATTGATGACCGGTCTTTTGAATGGGTTTGGTGA
- a CDS encoding helix-turn-helix transcriptional regulator, with the protein MIDDITNERLKRLLSRKLALLRKKSGQTIEATADSLDMDPSEYYRMLCGKNLPHLLTLLRFSRKYGVTLDWWFDGVEMVPPMAQRQMLRLQSKNLEGQIVLLLRRLDVRFQEVLLDTAKSLVRKTEKIKARL; encoded by the coding sequence ATGATAGACGATATTACCAATGAGCGTTTAAAGCGGTTGTTAAGCCGTAAATTGGCTTTGTTGCGCAAAAAGAGCGGTCAAACTATTGAGGCTACAGCGGACAGTTTAGATATGGATCCCAGCGAGTATTATCGAATGTTGTGCGGTAAAAATCTGCCGCATTTACTCACATTGCTGCGCTTCAGCCGGAAATACGGTGTGACGCTGGACTGGTGGTTTGACGGGGTTGAAATGGTGCCGCCAATGGCGCAACGCCAGATGTTGCGCCTGCAAAGCAAGAATCTGGAAGGACAAATTGTCTTGCTGCTGCGTCGCCTGGATGTGCGTTTTCAGGAAGTGCTGCTGGACACGGCCAAATCTCTGGTGAGAAAAACGGAAAAAATCAAGGCGCGGCTATAA
- a CDS encoding type II toxin-antitoxin system PemK/MazF family toxin → MVMEQYTICLVNLDPTVGHEIKKTRPCVIVSPDEMNRNIATVIIAPLTTKARAFPTRVPLTFRGKNGWIVLEQIRTVDKRRIVRKLGRLNSNKILEVKNILNEMLVE, encoded by the coding sequence TTGGTGATGGAACAATACACAATTTGTCTGGTCAATCTTGATCCTACTGTCGGGCATGAAATAAAAAAAACGCGTCCTTGTGTGATTGTTTCTCCGGACGAAATGAACCGTAATATCGCCACGGTGATTATTGCGCCGCTAACGACCAAAGCCCGCGCGTTTCCGACGCGGGTGCCGCTAACTTTTCGCGGTAAGAACGGCTGGATTGTTTTAGAGCAAATCCGCACTGTGGACAAGCGCCGAATTGTGCGCAAACTCGGACGCTTAAATTCTAACAAAATATTAGAAGTGAAAAATATCCTCAACGAAATGCTGGTCGAATAG